The genome window GGCCCATATATGACGTTGTATGCTTCTGACCGTATTAAAGTTCCGGCAGGATTTTGGACAGGATTAAGTCAATTGGGGATAGACGCTCTCGATGTAGTTCGAAAAGCACAATTGCCATTAACCATTATTTCTGATTCAGTTGTCACCACAGCCCAATATTTTGCGATATGGCAGGCTTATGCCGCTCTCATTGATGACACTGCGAAAGGAATCATCAAGCTTGCGACATCCTTTGAAACAGATCATTTCCCACCGACTGTCTTAGCAACTTACCATGCTCGTGACTACCGTGATGCCTTAAAGCGGATGGCTAGGTATAAACAACTGTGCCCTCCTGAAAGCTTACATATTACCGAGGAAGGGGAACACTGTACAATTGAAATAAAATCATTGCATAGTGAACAACCCGGTCTGACCATATTAATTGGTATTACGATGGCATTTCTTCTCGAACTGGGACGTCGGGGTACAGGTCAACATTTGACAGCAAGCTTCGTAGAATTTTCGACCCATTCAATTGGCGACCTACAGTTACTTGAAGCTTACTTTGGCTGCCGAATTCAGCTCGGTACAAATTGTAACAGGTTGACTATACATCGAGCAGATCTAGATCGTCCCTTTGTCTCATACAATGCAGAATTGCTAGAAATATTAACTCCCGTACTGGAACAGTCGTTGAATGAGCAGGCACGAGGACCTTCTATTACTGAGACAGTCAAGTGGATCATGAAACGCAGCCTAACAGGAGGTCGCCCTGATATTCAGACTATCGCGAGCGAGTTAGGGGTAAGCGATCGTACCTTGCAGCGGCGGCTTATGGAAGAAGGCACGAGCTTTAAGCATTTGTTAACAAAAGTTCGACATGAGCAGGCAAAAGAGTACCTGGCAGACCCCTCACTTGATATTAAAGAGGTCGCCTTTTTAATTGGATATGAAGACCAAAGCTCCTTCTATCGAGCCTTTCATCTTTGGGAAGGCGCTACTCCTTTAAAATGGCGCACTGAATATTTCGGTTTAAACTTGATTAATTGACCGTTTACTTTTAGAACTGTATTAACAGTCGGATAAGTATTAATAATAACTAGAATTTACTTAAAACTAAAAGGAGCAATGGATTATGCAGCTAGATTTAAAAAATAAAACAGCTTTAGTCACTGGATCATCAAGAGGGATCGGCAAAGGAATTGCCATTGAACTAGCAAAAGAAGGTGTTAATGTACTAATTAATGGCCGAAATTACGAGGAGGTGGAACAAACTGTAAATGAAATTAAACTAGAGTTCCCTGATACCTTCCCTCAAAATGCCACTGTTGATATAGTAGATATTCAACAAAGGGAAGCATTATTTAAAAAGCATCCTCAAATTGATATTTTAGTTAACAATATGGGGATTTATGAAATAATGAAATACGAGGACGTCAACGATGAAGTATGGGAAAAGTATATCCATACCAATGTTCTTGCCGCAAATGGATTATCTAAATTTTACTTACCGAAAATGATAAAAAATAATTTTGGTAGAATTATTTTTATTGCGAGTGAAGAAGCAGTTATGCCTTCGGGACAAATGCCGCAATATTGTATGACAAAAACAATGCTTTTATCATTGTCAAAAAGTCTATCTAAATTAACAATAGGAAAAGAAGTCACTGTTAATACGATTATGCCAGGTCCAACACTCTCCGAAAATGTTCATCAAATAATTGAGGGGATGTATCCTAATGAAGATATGACATTTTCAGAAAAAGAGAAAAAATTTATGACTACAAATCTACCTCAGTCTGAAATCCAGCGATTTATCAGACCAACTGAGATAGGTAGATTAGCTGCCTTTATATGCAGCCCTTATGCATCCGCCTTCAAAGGTTCTCCGATCCGTATGGATGGAGGTATGGTACCGACTATTTTCTAGCACCTTTATTAAACAACTCTTCGTCAAATATCAAGAGGGTATGCTTTCTGTTTCTGTTTCGTGTTGTTTACTGAAAATCACTCTTTTACTATTTATGCGAACTGCGCACCACTATTATTTTAAAGCCTAATATTTATACATAGTGCTTTTGTGAATAAAAATAAACAATTAAAATGTTCTATTTGTACTAAATAAATTGAAACTAATGAAAGTCTTGAGGTTGAACTAAAATTGTCCAACCCAGCTAAAATGCTTATGAAGTTTTTGAATGCATCATTGTGCAAGCATACTAATATTACTCTGTTCAGTATGAAAAAAGGTGAGTTTTTTAACTCATCTCAGACTGTAGACAAACTCCTGAATTTTGGAAATAGAAGTTTGAGTAAAGTATATTTATTAATCTCTTTGAATTTAGACGTTACTTTCCGCTCCGGGGGTTCGCTTTCCGTGGGGCTCGCGCTGAGCCGCTTCGGCTTACAGCCTGCAGGGTCTCAGACTGTCTCGCTAATCCCACAGGAGTCTCACCCCCTCCACTCCAAGCAACGCATGAAAATGCATTTTTACTTCTCCAATATCTTTTTGTCGACAAGCTAAGGTGAGTTTTTTAACTCATCTTTTTCATCTCCTTATGTCGCAAATTTATTAATTCAATGTATTCTAAAGCACAAAAGAACATTTTTCATTGTTCCAGAAAAGCGCTCTTAACATAAGATTTGATTAAGAATATGTTTTTTCTGGACTTTTCGTTCCGGAAACTTTATACTACTTTATATGAATGGGGGTGTTATAAATTGGGTAGAAGGATTAGCTTTAATAAAGAACAGGCTTTGAATAAAGCTATGTATTTATTTTGGGAAAAAGGCTATGATGCTACATACATATCAGATCTTATTGAAAAGATGGGAATAAGTCGATCAACACTCTATGAGAGTTTTGGAGATAAGGATGAACTATTTAAACTGGTTTTAGAACATTATAAAAACTATGGCCGCCAAAAAAGAAATTTACTTTTTAGCGGAATAGACACTAAAGGATCAC of Niallia circulans contains these proteins:
- a CDS encoding SDR family NAD(P)-dependent oxidoreductase, yielding MQLDLKNKTALVTGSSRGIGKGIAIELAKEGVNVLINGRNYEEVEQTVNEIKLEFPDTFPQNATVDIVDIQQREALFKKHPQIDILVNNMGIYEIMKYEDVNDEVWEKYIHTNVLAANGLSKFYLPKMIKNNFGRIIFIASEEAVMPSGQMPQYCMTKTMLLSLSKSLSKLTIGKEVTVNTIMPGPTLSENVHQIIEGMYPNEDMTFSEKEKKFMTTNLPQSEIQRFIRPTEIGRLAAFICSPYASAFKGSPIRMDGGMVPTIF
- a CDS encoding AraC family transcriptional regulator, yielding MTLYASDRIKVPAGFWTGLSQLGIDALDVVRKAQLPLTIISDSVVTTAQYFAIWQAYAALIDDTAKGIIKLATSFETDHFPPTVLATYHARDYRDALKRMARYKQLCPPESLHITEEGEHCTIEIKSLHSEQPGLTILIGITMAFLLELGRRGTGQHLTASFVEFSTHSIGDLQLLEAYFGCRIQLGTNCNRLTIHRADLDRPFVSYNAELLEILTPVLEQSLNEQARGPSITETVKWIMKRSLTGGRPDIQTIASELGVSDRTLQRRLMEEGTSFKHLLTKVRHEQAKEYLADPSLDIKEVAFLIGYEDQSSFYRAFHLWEGATPLKWRTEYFGLNLIN